CGCCCAGCAGCGGTTCCAGTTGTGCTGCCCCCTCGGACGAACGGGCGTACGGGATGATCCAGAACTGGGCGATCGGGGCAATGAGGAACGCGGTGATGGGTGCGGCCGCCGACTCGAATGCCATGGCGAAGCCGAACACCCTTCCTTGGCGGGGCAGCGGAACCACCTTCTGGATGACGGTCTGTTCGGCTGCTTCCACGACGGGAACCAACGCCATGTACAGCCAGATCCCCACGATGTAGAGCCAGGCCCATTCACGCAGCGTAAACACGGCACCAATGAGGCCCATCAGCCCCACTGCGATGAGCATGGTCCGCAAGGGGTTGGGTCCGAGGCCGAACTTGCCGATCAGCGCGCCGCCCACCACAAAGCCGGTGGCTCCTATGGCGAAGACGGTTCCCCACATCTCCACGGAGAACATTTCCAGGCCGTAGGGGTCCATCAGCGCCATGTAGACGCCGCCGATGAAGTTGTTGAACGTGGAGAAGAGAATCAGTGCGAACAGTCCGGAAATTGCCATAACGGCGGCCCAGGAGCCCCGCAGGTCGAATCCACCTTCGGCGTCGGAGGCGGCTGCCCGTACTTCCTCCGGCAGGCGCAGCGTCAGCAGGTGTCCGAAGGCCAGCGCCGTCAGCACCAGGGCCACAACCACGGTCCACCCCATGCCCAGCAACCCCACCGACAATCCGGACAGCACCGAGGTCACAATGAACATGAGCCCCTGCACCATGCCCACCAGCCCGTTGGCGTTGGCCCGGCGGTCAGGCTCTATCAGGATGGTGACCGTGGTGGACAACGCGATGTTGCGCATGTTCTCCACCACCGCGCCGATCAGGATGATCATGGTGAAGATCCAGAACCAGGGCTGCGTCAGGTCAAGCAGTGCTTGCTCGGGTGTCAGCAGGAACATGACCCCGGACAGCACGAACATCACCAGGGTGAACGCGGCGGCGAACCGCATCACGGCCAATTTCCTGTAACGGTCCACGAAGGTGCCGAAGCTGATGCTGGAGAGGGCAATCAACAGCATGTAAGCGCCGCCGATCACCCCCGTGGCAATCACGTTGCGGGTCTCCAGGTACACCCAGAAGGTCAGCGCGAACCAGAGATAGCTCGTGGTG
Above is a genomic segment from Arthrobacter sp. YN containing:
- a CDS encoding MFS transporter yields the protein MTEQEPATAASTDNIDLSLRTPAQRSRTFTGILVNTAMANITTSYLWFALTFWVYLETRNVIATGVIGGAYMLLIALSSISFGTFVDRYRKLAVMRFAAAFTLVMFVLSGVMFLLTPEQALLDLTQPWFWIFTMIILIGAVVENMRNIALSTTVTILIEPDRRANANGLVGMVQGLMFIVTSVLSGLSVGLLGMGWTVVVALVLTALAFGHLLTLRLPEEVRAAASDAEGGFDLRGSWAAVMAISGLFALILFSTFNNFIGGVYMALMDPYGLEMFSVEMWGTVFAIGATGFVVGGALIGKFGLGPNPLRTMLIAVGLMGLIGAVFTLREWAWLYIVGIWLYMALVPVVEAAEQTVIQKVVPLPRQGRVFGFAMAFESAAAPITAFLIAPIAQFWIIPYARSSEGAAQLEPLLGEGISRGIALVFLVAGLIMIAVALLAFLTPVYRRVSASYAQTAAEESENADSPAAG